From Nocardia sp. NBC_00416:
GCCAGGGGATCACCGCCAACGCCATCGCGCCCGGCCTCATCGAAACCCCGATGCTGGCTTCGATGAATACCGCGGCCCGCGAGAAGCTGATCGCCAAAGTGCCCCAACGCAAGACCGGGCATCCGCGCGATATCGCCGAGGCCGCGGCGTACCTGTGTTCACCGGCCGCCGGATATGTCAGCGGAGTTGTGCTCGACGTGGATGGAGGGCTGGGTATCGGGTCATCGATTCGCTAGATGGAATCGAAAACTGTTTCCACGCGTCGCCCTCGCACCGAACGGTACTCCGCACCTCACCCAGATCGTCTGCCAGAAGACACGGTCGGTTCGAGGTCCGGATATCCGAGCAACCCTGAGAAGGAATGAAAATGGCTCGAAGAAGAGCTTTGTACACAGTCGGCGCGACGATCACCGCATTGTCGCTGGCGCTCTCGGCGTGTTCGTCCGACGGCGGCGGACCCACAGCCGATTCCCCGCAACCGGGACAGCCGGCCGTTCGAGCTGTCGACGCACCGGCCCCCCAGGCCGTGCGTGACTGGCTGAGTTACGACCGGCCCGCCGAATTCGAAATCATCGAATCGGTGGTCGCGGTACCGACCCGCGACGGTACCGCCCTCAACTGCAGGCGATCCCAGCCGGGCGAGGATGGAAAACCCGACCCCGGCAAACACCCGGGGATGCTCCTGGAGTTCACGCCCTACAACAAGGACGCCGCTTCGCCGATGCCCGACGGGTACTTCGCCGAGCGGGGCTACGACGTGCTGGTCTGTGATGTCCGCGGATCCGGAGACTCACCAGGGCAGTACCCGAGCTGGTTCCAGCCCCAGGAGGCCCTGGACAACTACGACGTGATCGAGTGGCTGGCCGCCCAGCCCACCTCCAACGGCAAGATCGCTCAGATGGGCGCGAGCTACGGCTCGATCACCGCCTATCGCGCAGCAGCACTGCGGCCCCCGCATCTCACGACGATCGTCCCGATGGTCTCGCCCACGGATATCTACTCGGAATGGATCTACCCGGGCGGCGTGCCCTCCAGGCGAAACATGTCGTGGTGGGCCAACGAAGCCCCCGACGTCGACTTGCAGGCCCACGCCGGTACCGCGGCCAGCTTCCAGGACAATCCGCTGTTCGACCAATACTGGCAGCAGGTCGTGACCACCAATAAACTCCGTGACGTCCAAGTGCCGACCCTGCACATCGGCGGATATTTCGACATCTTCAAAGAAGGCAGCTTCGACGCCTTCGCGCAACGGCCCGACCAGACCTGGCTGCTCACCGGACCGTGGACGCACAATGTCGGTTTCGCCATCCCGGGCGTCGCGGGTACCGAGAACGCCGCCCTCCCGACCGGTGCCGTCCTGCAATGGTTCGACCGATGGCTCCTGGACCGTCCCGAGGCCGCGCTCCCACCCTCGCATGTGCTCAGCTACGAATCCACCTCCGACGCCGCGGTAGGGCAGTGGGAACAATTCGACCAGTGGCCCCCGGTCGCCGCACAGACCCGTCGCCTGTTCCCGGCAGCGGACGGAACACTGACCACCGCCGCACCGACCACAGGGGAGAGCCGTTACTCGGTGAACCCCAACGACGGGCCCTCCGTCGATGCCACGGGCACCCTGCCGACCGACCCGTCCCAGAATCAGGCCGCCTCCGAGATGTCGCTACCGCCGAACCAGCACGGACGCTACGGAACCGTCGATCCGCGCACCACATTCACCCTGCCGGCTTTCGAAAAGGAGACCTCTGTCGAAGGTCCCGTCACCTTGAATCTGCGGGCGTCCTCCACGGCCGCTGACACCTACTTCGTCAGCAAACTCGAGGTCGTCACCCCCGACGGCAAGGTCCTGCCGATCGAGGCCGGATACCTGCGTGCCCAACTGCGCGAAGGACTCGACCATACCGTCGCGGTCCCGGTCGGGAAGCCGGTCCAGTACAGGATCGACCTCGGCAACACCCACTGGAAGTTCGAAGCAGGTGAAAAGCTTCGGATAACGCTCAGTGGCGGCGATGCACCCAAGATCGCCTCCGACGCCCCGGCGGGGATCATCACCGTCCACCATGGCGCCGATACCTACGTCGATATTCCCACCACCAACTGAGCAGGCCTGCTGGGAACCGGAGTCCCGACGGACCCCGGTTCCCAGAGGTATCAGGCGCCGCACTCGCGCATGTCAACCGACCACTCGACATCGTATCCAGTGGCCCCTCAGCGGCGACCCGGGTCCGGAGACCATCCCGTCCAGCACCGGAACGCAAGTTCCGGCGAAATCTCGACGACGTTGCTCGCCAGCAGTCGAGTACGAAGCCGACTGCTGTGCCAACTGCTCCCGGCAACCGGCTGGAGACAGCGGTGCCTGCTGGCGGGTGCTATGGGGTTCACGGCCTTCGGATGAGCCGATTCCCACGAGATTTTGCAGTTGATGAATCGGTACAAGGCCGGTGCGGTGGTGAGGTCGAACTGGCGTGGTGGGGGAGTGCTGTGGTTGACCGCGGCGTCTCCGGACCGCTTACGCGCAGCCGCGGCGACATCGCGGCCGGAGAAGAAATGGGCTGGGGCGGACCATCGGATGCCGAGAGGGGGACGTCCGCGACAGTCAAGAGCGCCCATTCCCATGATATGGTCGAACTATTTCTATCATGTGAGCGATGAGTCGGCGGTTGTGGGCCACCGGAGGGCGGAGATTGCGCCGCGGTATGGGTAGGCTCTTGCATATTGTGGGATCGGGGGAGCGGTGTTTCATCGAGCCTTCTCGTGTTTCTGCAGTCGACACGATTACGGAGGAGAGGAAGTCGCCGCATGGCAGCACCCAGCCCGCAGAACAAGGTGAGTGGTGCCGGCAGCAGTCGAAAGCTGTTGTCCGCCTTACTGTGCTTCACTGAAGAGCGCCCGACCTGGACGGTCACCGAGCTGGCCTCCGAACTGGATCTCTCGGTGACGTCGACTTATCGATACGTTGCCCTGCTCCGCGAAGTGGGATTGCTCGACAATGCGTCCCAGAACGCGTATCGCGTAACCGACCGCGTATTGAGCCTGGCCGGGGCCTGTGAGGCTGCCCAGGCGCCGCTCGCGGAGATCGCCCTGCCGGTGATGACCCGAGTGCGCGACGAGATCGACGAAACGGTGCTCGTCGCCCGGCGTGGGGGCGCGTCGGCATATTGCGTCGACCGTGTCGAGTCC
This genomic window contains:
- a CDS encoding CocE/NonD family hydrolase; translated protein: MARRRALYTVGATITALSLALSACSSDGGGPTADSPQPGQPAVRAVDAPAPQAVRDWLSYDRPAEFEIIESVVAVPTRDGTALNCRRSQPGEDGKPDPGKHPGMLLEFTPYNKDAASPMPDGYFAERGYDVLVCDVRGSGDSPGQYPSWFQPQEALDNYDVIEWLAAQPTSNGKIAQMGASYGSITAYRAAALRPPHLTTIVPMVSPTDIYSEWIYPGGVPSRRNMSWWANEAPDVDLQAHAGTAASFQDNPLFDQYWQQVVTTNKLRDVQVPTLHIGGYFDIFKEGSFDAFAQRPDQTWLLTGPWTHNVGFAIPGVAGTENAALPTGAVLQWFDRWLLDRPEAALPPSHVLSYESTSDAAVGQWEQFDQWPPVAAQTRRLFPAADGTLTTAAPTTGESRYSVNPNDGPSVDATGTLPTDPSQNQAASEMSLPPNQHGRYGTVDPRTTFTLPAFEKETSVEGPVTLNLRASSTAADTYFVSKLEVVTPDGKVLPIEAGYLRAQLREGLDHTVAVPVGKPVQYRIDLGNTHWKFEAGEKLRITLSGGDAPKIASDAPAGIITVHHGADTYVDIPTTN